Proteins encoded by one window of Mobula hypostoma chromosome 21, sMobHyp1.1, whole genome shotgun sequence:
- the slc2a8 gene encoding solute carrier family 2, facilitated glucose transporter member 8 isoform X2: MSAEERAPLLDPVVQEQQLGKVRNGNLYLATFAAVLGPLSFGFVLGYSSPAIPELESDVNPDLKLDSSQASWFGSLVTIGAAVGGIIGGWLVDKLGRKQSLMLCGLPFITGFTVIIGARNIWMLYAGRIMTGLASGITSLIVPVYISETAHPKVRGLLGSCVQLMVVIGIMGAYVGGMVLPWYWLAVLASVPPAIMVLLMYFMPETPRYLLSRNQYSEALAALAWLRGPEVDYEQECRQIEESCNAQDTKFALSDLKDPTVYKPFLIGIFLMLFQQLSGINAVMFYAETIFEHANFKNGSEGSVIVGVVQVVFTAIAALIMDKAGRKILLAVSASIMCVSTAVFGVYFKIWQENSNNSSLHKLDAQNSVSVAADAPTWLPLVCLVIFIAGFAIGCGPIPWLVMSEIFPVRVRGIASGACVLTNWITAFLVTKEFNDLLGAVHNPDLMETDMRALRNIWRNF, from the exons TAAAGTAAGGAATGGGAATCTATACCTGGCCACGTTTGCAGCTGTATTGGGCCCCCTTAGTTTTGGATTTGTTCTTGGTTACAGTTCTCCTGCCATTCCAGAGCTGGAATCTGATGTAAATCCGGATCTGAAACTTGATTCCTCTCAGGCTTCTTGGTTTGGG TCCTTAGTTACCATTGGAGCAGCTGTGGGTGGCATCATAGGAGGATGGCTCGTCGATAAGCTTGGCAGAAAGCAAAGTCTGATGTTGTGTGGCCTTCCGTTTATTACTGGGTTTACAGTAATTATCGGAGCGCGGAATATCTGGATGCTTTACGCTGGGAGAATCATGACCGGATTAGCCAGTGGAATAACGTCGCTCATTGTGCCA GTTTACATTTCTGAAACAGCTCATCCTAAAGTGCGTGGGCTTTTGGGATCCTGTGTTCAGCTGATGGTGGTAATAGGAATCATGGGTGCATATGTTGGAG GAATGGTGCTGCCTTGGTATTGGCTCGCTGTGCTCGCCTCCGTCCCACCAGCCATCATGGTACTACTAATGTATTTCATGCCTGAAACCCCACGATACCTACTGAGTAGAAACCAATACTCGGAAGCACTAGCTGCCCTGGCGTGGCTTCGAGGGCCTGAGGTAGATTATGAACAGGAATGCCGACAGATTGAAGAGAGCTGCAATGCACAG GATACCAAATTTGCACTGTCTGATCTTAAAGATCCAACTGTTTACAAGCCTTTCCTTATTGGGATATTTCTGATGCTCTTTCAGCAGTTGAGTGGAATCAATGCTGTTATGTTTTATGCTGAAACCATCTTTGAGCATGCAAATTTTAAG AACGGCAGTGAAGGTTCAGTAATAGTTGGTGTTGTTCAAGTGGTTTTCACTGCAATAGCTGCTCTTATCATGGACAAAGCAGGGAGAAAAATCCTCCTGGCAGTATCAG CTTCGATCATGTGTGTCAGTACAGCAGTCTTTGGGGTGTATTTTAAAATCTGGCAAGAAAATTCCAATAACTCTTCTCTTCACAAGCTTGATGCTCAAAATTCAGTCTCTGTGGCGGCAGATGCTCCAACTTGGTTACCTCTTGTCTGTCTGGTTATTTTTATAGCAG GATTTGCCATTGGCTGTGGCCCAATTCCATGGCTGGTGATGTCGGAGATATTTCCAGTAAGGGTGAGAGGCATTGCAAGTGGAGCCTGTGTCCTAACAAACTGGATAACTGCATTCCTAGTAACTAAGGAATTTAATGATCTTCTT
- the slc2a8 gene encoding solute carrier family 2, facilitated glucose transporter member 8 isoform X1, with protein MSAEERAPLLDPVVQEQQLGKVRNGNLYLATFAAVLGPLSFGFVLGYSSPAIPELESDVNPDLKLDSSQASWFGSLVTIGAAVGGIIGGWLVDKLGRKQSLMLCGLPFITGFTVIIGARNIWMLYAGRIMTGLASGITSLIVPVYISETAHPKVRGLLGSCVQLMVVIGIMGAYVGGMVLPWYWLAVLASVPPAIMVLLMYFMPETPRYLLSRNQYSEALAALAWLRGPEVDYEQECRQIEESCNAQDTKFALSDLKDPTVYKPFLIGIFLMLFQQLSGINAVMFYAETIFEHANFKNGSEGSVIVGVVQVVFTAIAALIMDKAGRKILLAVSASIMCVSTAVFGVYFKIWQENSNNSSLHKLDAQNSVSVAADAPTWLPLVCLVIFIAGFAIGCGPIPWLVMSEIFPVRVRGIASGACVLTNWITAFLVTKEFNDLLENITQYGTFWLFSGFCFLNLLFTIFFIPETKGKTLEQIEAHFKVSA; from the exons TAAAGTAAGGAATGGGAATCTATACCTGGCCACGTTTGCAGCTGTATTGGGCCCCCTTAGTTTTGGATTTGTTCTTGGTTACAGTTCTCCTGCCATTCCAGAGCTGGAATCTGATGTAAATCCGGATCTGAAACTTGATTCCTCTCAGGCTTCTTGGTTTGGG TCCTTAGTTACCATTGGAGCAGCTGTGGGTGGCATCATAGGAGGATGGCTCGTCGATAAGCTTGGCAGAAAGCAAAGTCTGATGTTGTGTGGCCTTCCGTTTATTACTGGGTTTACAGTAATTATCGGAGCGCGGAATATCTGGATGCTTTACGCTGGGAGAATCATGACCGGATTAGCCAGTGGAATAACGTCGCTCATTGTGCCA GTTTACATTTCTGAAACAGCTCATCCTAAAGTGCGTGGGCTTTTGGGATCCTGTGTTCAGCTGATGGTGGTAATAGGAATCATGGGTGCATATGTTGGAG GAATGGTGCTGCCTTGGTATTGGCTCGCTGTGCTCGCCTCCGTCCCACCAGCCATCATGGTACTACTAATGTATTTCATGCCTGAAACCCCACGATACCTACTGAGTAGAAACCAATACTCGGAAGCACTAGCTGCCCTGGCGTGGCTTCGAGGGCCTGAGGTAGATTATGAACAGGAATGCCGACAGATTGAAGAGAGCTGCAATGCACAG GATACCAAATTTGCACTGTCTGATCTTAAAGATCCAACTGTTTACAAGCCTTTCCTTATTGGGATATTTCTGATGCTCTTTCAGCAGTTGAGTGGAATCAATGCTGTTATGTTTTATGCTGAAACCATCTTTGAGCATGCAAATTTTAAG AACGGCAGTGAAGGTTCAGTAATAGTTGGTGTTGTTCAAGTGGTTTTCACTGCAATAGCTGCTCTTATCATGGACAAAGCAGGGAGAAAAATCCTCCTGGCAGTATCAG CTTCGATCATGTGTGTCAGTACAGCAGTCTTTGGGGTGTATTTTAAAATCTGGCAAGAAAATTCCAATAACTCTTCTCTTCACAAGCTTGATGCTCAAAATTCAGTCTCTGTGGCGGCAGATGCTCCAACTTGGTTACCTCTTGTCTGTCTGGTTATTTTTATAGCAG GATTTGCCATTGGCTGTGGCCCAATTCCATGGCTGGTGATGTCGGAGATATTTCCAGTAAGGGTGAGAGGCATTGCAAGTGGAGCCTGTGTCCTAACAAACTGGATAACTGCATTCCTAGTAACTAAGGAATTTAATGATCTTCTT GAGAACATTACTCAATATGGGACCTTCTGGCTTTTTTCTGGTTTCTGTTTCCTGAATCTCCTCTTCACGATATTCTTCATACCTGAAACCAAAGGGAAAACACTGGAACAAATAGAGGCCCATTTTAAAGTATCTGCCTGA
- the slc2a8 gene encoding solute carrier family 2, facilitated glucose transporter member 8 isoform X3, protein MLCGLPFITGFTVIIGARNIWMLYAGRIMTGLASGITSLIVPVYISETAHPKVRGLLGSCVQLMVVIGIMGAYVGGMVLPWYWLAVLASVPPAIMVLLMYFMPETPRYLLSRNQYSEALAALAWLRGPEVDYEQECRQIEESCNAQDTKFALSDLKDPTVYKPFLIGIFLMLFQQLSGINAVMFYAETIFEHANFKNGSEGSVIVGVVQVVFTAIAALIMDKAGRKILLAVSASIMCVSTAVFGVYFKIWQENSNNSSLHKLDAQNSVSVAADAPTWLPLVCLVIFIAGFAIGCGPIPWLVMSEIFPVRVRGIASGACVLTNWITAFLVTKEFNDLLENITQYGTFWLFSGFCFLNLLFTIFFIPETKGKTLEQIEAHFKVSA, encoded by the exons ATGTTGTGTGGCCTTCCGTTTATTACTGGGTTTACAGTAATTATCGGAGCGCGGAATATCTGGATGCTTTACGCTGGGAGAATCATGACCGGATTAGCCAGTGGAATAACGTCGCTCATTGTGCCA GTTTACATTTCTGAAACAGCTCATCCTAAAGTGCGTGGGCTTTTGGGATCCTGTGTTCAGCTGATGGTGGTAATAGGAATCATGGGTGCATATGTTGGAG GAATGGTGCTGCCTTGGTATTGGCTCGCTGTGCTCGCCTCCGTCCCACCAGCCATCATGGTACTACTAATGTATTTCATGCCTGAAACCCCACGATACCTACTGAGTAGAAACCAATACTCGGAAGCACTAGCTGCCCTGGCGTGGCTTCGAGGGCCTGAGGTAGATTATGAACAGGAATGCCGACAGATTGAAGAGAGCTGCAATGCACAG GATACCAAATTTGCACTGTCTGATCTTAAAGATCCAACTGTTTACAAGCCTTTCCTTATTGGGATATTTCTGATGCTCTTTCAGCAGTTGAGTGGAATCAATGCTGTTATGTTTTATGCTGAAACCATCTTTGAGCATGCAAATTTTAAG AACGGCAGTGAAGGTTCAGTAATAGTTGGTGTTGTTCAAGTGGTTTTCACTGCAATAGCTGCTCTTATCATGGACAAAGCAGGGAGAAAAATCCTCCTGGCAGTATCAG CTTCGATCATGTGTGTCAGTACAGCAGTCTTTGGGGTGTATTTTAAAATCTGGCAAGAAAATTCCAATAACTCTTCTCTTCACAAGCTTGATGCTCAAAATTCAGTCTCTGTGGCGGCAGATGCTCCAACTTGGTTACCTCTTGTCTGTCTGGTTATTTTTATAGCAG GATTTGCCATTGGCTGTGGCCCAATTCCATGGCTGGTGATGTCGGAGATATTTCCAGTAAGGGTGAGAGGCATTGCAAGTGGAGCCTGTGTCCTAACAAACTGGATAACTGCATTCCTAGTAACTAAGGAATTTAATGATCTTCTT GAGAACATTACTCAATATGGGACCTTCTGGCTTTTTTCTGGTTTCTGTTTCCTGAATCTCCTCTTCACGATATTCTTCATACCTGAAACCAAAGGGAAAACACTGGAACAAATAGAGGCCCATTTTAAAGTATCTGCCTGA